From the genome of Desertibacillus haloalkaliphilus:
GGATGTAAAGGATGCGGTTAGCATTCCTGTTATCGGAAATGGTGATGTGAAAACGCCAGAAGATGCACAGCGAATGTTAGATACAACAGGCGTTGATGCGGTGATGATTGGGCGTGCAGCATTAGGGAATCCGTGGATGCTATACCGTACGATTCGTTATTTGGAAACAGGGGAATTGGCGCCAGAACCCAATAACCGGGAAAAGATTGACGTTTGCATGCTTCATCTAGATCGTCTGATCAAACTAAAGGGTGAAAATGTCGCTGTTCGTGAAATGCGTAAACACACAGCTTGGTATTTAAAAGGAATGCGTGGCGGCGGAAAAGTTCGTGATCAAATTAATCAATTTGAGACGCGAGATGATGTTGCGAATACGTTATATGCTTATATTGAAGAGCTTGAGGCGCGCGAAGAAGCTAAAATAACTGCTGGTTAGAGATAATCGCGCCTAAAGAACGTGACATAGGTTTGACTTTCTCATCAGGCTTATCTATAATTCCTCTTTAGATTACCACACACTGCCAGTTTATCTACTGGCAGTTTTTCTACATAGTACACTGTGTGCTAGATTAACATCGCACGTTTTAACATAGAAGAGCAACTATTAGTTTTAACGAAATATTTTCATAGGAGATGATTGTATGAGTCAAGACGTTGAATTAAATGAACAGGTATCTGTTCGTATCGATAAGCTAAAAGAGCTGACTGATAATGGAATCGATGCATTTGGTGGTCGTTTTGAACGAACGCACTCAGCAACAGATATGAATGACCAGTTTGGTGATATCACGAAAGAACAGCTAGAGGAACAAGAAAATGAAGTTGTAATGGCAGGTCGTGTCATGACAAAGCGTGGAAAAGGGAAAGCTGGGTTTGCTCATATCCAGGATTTAACGGGGCAAATTCAAATTTATGTACGAAAAGACGCTATTGGTGAAGAACAATATGAAATCTTCAACTCAATTGATATCGGCGACATCGTTGGTGTAACAGGGGTAGCCTTTAAGACCAAGGTTGGAGAATTGTCGGTTAAGGTTAAGGATTTTCAACTTCTCTCAAAGTCACTTCGTCCATTACCTGATAAATTCCACGGGCTAAAAGACATTGAGCAACGTTATCGTCAACGCTACGTTGACCTTATTGTTAATCCCGAAGTAAGGGATACGTTTGTCCTTCGTAGTAAAATCTTACGTTCGATGCGTAATTATTTAGATACACGTGGTTACTTAGAGGTAGAAACACCGACGATGCATTCAATTGCAGGTGGAGCTTCGGCAAGGCCGTTCGTGACTCACCACAATGCGCTTGATATGACGTTATATATGAGGATTGCGATTGAACTTCATTTGAAGCGGCTTATTGTTGGTGGGATGGAGAAAGTTTATGAAATCGGACGTGTTTTCCGTAACGAGGGTGTTTCCACACGACATAATCCAGAATTCACGATGATTGAGCTT
Proteins encoded in this window:
- the lysS gene encoding lysine--tRNA ligase, whose protein sequence is MSQDVELNEQVSVRIDKLKELTDNGIDAFGGRFERTHSATDMNDQFGDITKEQLEEQENEVVMAGRVMTKRGKGKAGFAHIQDLTGQIQIYVRKDAIGEEQYEIFNSIDIGDIVGVTGVAFKTKVGELSVKVKDFQLLSKSLRPLPDKFHGLKDIEQRYRQRYVDLIVNPEVRDTFVLRSKILRSMRNYLDTRGYLEVETPTMHSIAGGASARPFVTHHNALDMTLYMRIAIELHLKRLIVGGMEKVYEIGRVFRNEGVSTRHNPEFTMIELYEAYADYKDIMSLTENLIAHIAQEVLGTMKVAYGDQEVNLEPEWTRLHMVDAIKEYTGIDFWKEMSDEEARALAKEHNVPVKETMTYGHVVNEFFEHFVEEKLIQPTFVYGHPVAISPLAKKNPEDPRFTDRFELFIVGREHANAFTELNDPIDQRERFEAQMVEREQGDDEAHMMDHDFLESLEYGMPPTGGLGIGIDRLVMLLTNSPSIRDVLLFPQMRHRETTEQ